A stretch of the Poseidonibacter parvus genome encodes the following:
- a CDS encoding carboxypeptidase M32, which produces MKAYKKLVEKYERIHHLSHMQSIVYWDQQSMMPSGSSDARAKAMAEFGVIIHEASVDKEIALLLNDAMGENLNAIQKASLREMQKTYTSNTILPSDLVKAQSLAHSKCNHTWIEQRANNNWKGFEPRLNEVIKLSKEEARIRSEINGLSAYDSLLDLFEPGMKSQTLDGIFADVKTWLPELIQNIVEKQKSQTFIKPQGIFKIKAQKELGVKVMKHLGFDFNKGRIDISAHPFCGGVPEDVRLTTRYDENDFVQSLMGTIHETGHALYEQNLPQDLLALPVGQARSMGIHESQSLFFEMQMGRSGEFLKSIHPYIIESFGNDEALALDNLVKIYSKVEPSLIRVDADEVTYASHVILRYEIEKALINGQIQTSDIPDMWNDKMQEALGLNTKDNYKNACMQDVHWSEGLFGYFPSYTLGAMYAAQQFNTVKKVHPNINDSIANGDLSQIKSWLKENIWSNASIYSTDELMSKATGESLNPKYFKEHLENRYLFN; this is translated from the coding sequence ATGAAAGCATATAAAAAGCTTGTAGAGAAATATGAAAGAATACATCACTTATCTCATATGCAATCTATTGTTTATTGGGATCAACAAAGTATGATGCCTAGTGGTTCAAGCGATGCAAGAGCAAAAGCAATGGCAGAGTTTGGTGTGATTATTCATGAAGCATCAGTAGATAAAGAAATAGCCCTACTTTTAAATGATGCTATGGGTGAAAATTTAAACGCAATACAAAAAGCATCTTTAAGAGAAATGCAAAAAACATATACAAGTAATACCATTCTTCCAAGCGATCTTGTAAAAGCACAAAGTTTAGCTCACTCAAAATGTAATCATACCTGGATTGAGCAAAGAGCAAATAATAATTGGAAAGGTTTTGAACCAAGGCTAAATGAAGTTATAAAGCTATCGAAAGAAGAAGCAAGGATTAGATCTGAAATAAATGGATTAAGTGCTTATGACTCTTTACTAGATTTATTTGAACCTGGAATGAAAAGCCAAACATTAGATGGTATTTTTGCAGATGTAAAAACTTGGCTGCCAGAACTTATTCAAAATATTGTAGAAAAGCAAAAATCACAAACTTTTATAAAGCCACAAGGTATATTTAAAATAAAAGCTCAAAAAGAACTTGGTGTTAAAGTAATGAAACATTTAGGATTTGATTTCAACAAAGGTCGAATAGATATCTCAGCTCATCCTTTTTGTGGAGGAGTTCCTGAAGATGTAAGACTAACTACAAGATATGACGAAAATGATTTTGTGCAATCTTTAATGGGTACGATACATGAAACAGGACATGCTTTATATGAGCAAAATTTGCCACAAGACTTATTAGCTCTTCCAGTTGGACAAGCAAGGTCTATGGGAATACATGAAAGTCAAAGTCTATTTTTTGAAATGCAAATGGGAAGAAGTGGTGAGTTTTTAAAATCAATTCATCCATATATCATTGAATCTTTTGGAAATGATGAAGCACTTGCTCTTGATAATTTAGTAAAAATTTATTCAAAAGTTGAACCTTCTTTGATTCGTGTAGATGCTGATGAAGTTACTTATGCTTCACATGTGATTTTAAGATATGAAATTGAGAAAGCTTTAATAAATGGACAAATTCAAACTTCAGATATTCCAGATATGTGGAATGATAAAATGCAAGAAGCTCTAGGATTAAATACAAAAGATAACTATAAAAATGCTTGTATGCAAGATGTTCATTGGAGTGAAGGTTTATTTGGATATTTTCCATCATATACCTTAGGAGCTATGTATGCAGCACAACAATTTAATACTGTTAAAAAAGTTCATCCAAATATAAATGACTCAATAGCAAATGGAGATTTATCTCAAATTAAATCATGGCTAAAAGAAAATATTTGGAGTAATGCAAGTATTTATTCTACAGATGAATTAATGAGTAAAGCTACTGGTGAGTCTTTAAATCCTAAATACTTTAAAGAACACCTTGAAAATAGGTATTTATTTAATTAA
- a CDS encoding alpha-ketoglutarate-dependent dioxygenase AlkB family protein has protein sequence MNLFSDYKNNDNLPFLIPLKDGYSIKWNDSLKGYDIKIPHGELFYAEDFFNKKISDRSVEYFLENDTIDSNIKNYREFEKDKLQSIQFKNILWQHDKILMFGKEIYVPRYSAWYGDENILYTYSGITFQAKKWNKGLLYIKQKIEETLNLKFNSVLLNWYRDGDDHMGWHADDEKELGKDPIIASVNFGEERDFLIKSNKTDEKIKIPLKHGTLLIMSGEIQHHWKHSVPKRKKRKNARFNLTFRTIK, from the coding sequence ATGAATCTATTTAGTGATTATAAAAATAATGATAATTTACCTTTTCTTATTCCTTTAAAAGACGGTTATAGCATAAAATGGAATGATAGTTTAAAAGGCTATGATATAAAAATTCCCCATGGCGAGCTATTTTATGCTGAAGATTTTTTTAATAAAAAAATAAGTGACAGAAGTGTTGAGTATTTTTTAGAAAATGATACCATTGATTCTAATATTAAAAACTACAGAGAGTTTGAAAAAGATAAATTGCAATCTATCCAATTTAAAAATATATTATGGCAACATGATAAAATACTTATGTTTGGTAAGGAAATATATGTACCACGATATTCAGCATGGTACGGTGATGAAAATATATTATATACATACTCAGGCATTACATTTCAAGCTAAAAAATGGAATAAAGGTTTATTGTATATCAAACAAAAGATTGAAGAAACTCTAAATCTTAAGTTTAATAGCGTATTACTAAATTGGTATAGAGATGGTGATGACCATATGGGTTGGCATGCTGATGATGAAAAAGAACTTGGTAAAGACCCAATTATTGCTTCTGTAAATTTTGGTGAAGAAAGAGACTTCTTAATAAAATCTAATAAAACAGATGAAAAGATAAAAATACCTTTGAAACATGGCACTCTTCTAATTATGTCTGGGGAAATACAACATCATTGGAAGCATTCAGTTCCAAAAAGAAAAAAAAGAAAAAATGCAAGATTCAATTTAACTTTTAGAACTATAAAATAG
- a CDS encoding ABC transporter permease produces MLIFELVLKALARSKSFSLIFILNFALAIAALSYLQFFKGSIDNSLETKAKSLLGADLVVSSRFAITNEQIEDIKTKLPKIKSFNEGISTVSMISSSKRARLMELVKINEDFPFYGGMTFKDNSIYPKGINPPKSNEVWVYQEVLDLLDLKKNDQLKIGKENFIIKKVIVDDSLKAISFSGFMPKIYISKEGLDKTELLQFGSTASYKLNFLFEENIENDKLEILENTLEKSIDQNLRVLSPNDGRDRLLRVLNFVTNFLSLVSLISFFLGLVGLIYLYSGFLNKHQKDINVLNDLGFNKKSLMLTYLLHLFVLVSISSIVVFTFIGLSAQFLAPIVQKLIDIDFDFTLDYIFFLKSSLILFALSISVGFPLILPLLQRQKQNLFKVVLSFVPFLVLLLLISHFVSPARNIGLFFALAVLIVIILFFTIGSFILKKLDFSGHIENLSLSLAIKNITREKKTSLTLFTAIVLCTTFFSLIPQVGSSLSNALTLSVNDRPRFFVINAKEEQIKDLEKQVNTLGAKLENVSAMIRARIVKVNDLDFTKHSINNADKKIKADANELQNRAINLSYRNKLKNSEQIVEGREFSGVYNSPDFSKAIEVSVEKRYAQRRGIKLNDTLVFDVLGLELEAKVVNIRSVNWTEFVPNFFFILQEGALNDAPKTMLATISSGDYDATQVLIKLTDSFPSLSIIDVKDLFETFANLVKNVTSITDKMSIYSITIGLLMSFIIIQYQMNLQKNNILRLKMIGIKNHTIRNSFLLEFGLISFTASTFGIILGSIGSYFISALLFDSYWDFRPDILFAYFFFIPILTLLIVSFFTSRMIHQKENVLFGE; encoded by the coding sequence ATGCTTATTTTTGAATTAGTTTTAAAAGCACTTGCAAGATCTAAGTCTTTTTCTTTAATCTTTATTTTAAATTTTGCCTTAGCAATTGCTGCATTATCATACTTACAGTTTTTTAAAGGAAGTATAGATAACTCACTTGAGACAAAAGCAAAGAGCTTATTGGGTGCAGATTTAGTTGTGTCTTCACGATTTGCAATTACAAATGAACAAATAGAAGATATAAAAACAAAACTTCCTAAAATAAAAAGTTTTAATGAGGGAATTTCTACTGTTAGTATGATTTCATCTTCTAAGCGTGCAAGACTTATGGAACTTGTTAAAATAAATGAAGACTTTCCTTTTTATGGAGGAATGACATTTAAAGATAATTCTATTTATCCAAAGGGAATAAATCCACCTAAAAGCAATGAAGTTTGGGTTTATCAAGAAGTTTTAGATTTACTTGATTTAAAGAAAAATGATCAGTTAAAAATTGGAAAAGAAAACTTTATTATCAAAAAAGTTATAGTTGATGATAGTTTAAAAGCAATAAGTTTTAGTGGTTTTATGCCTAAAATTTACATAAGTAAAGAGGGACTAGATAAAACTGAATTATTACAATTTGGTTCAACTGCTTCTTATAAATTAAACTTTTTATTTGAAGAAAATATTGAAAATGATAAATTAGAAATCTTAGAGAATACCCTAGAAAAAAGTATTGACCAAAACTTAAGAGTGCTTTCTCCTAATGATGGAAGAGATAGATTATTACGTGTTTTAAATTTTGTTACAAACTTTTTATCACTAGTTTCTCTTATATCATTCTTTTTAGGTTTAGTAGGTTTAATATACTTATACTCAGGTTTTTTAAACAAGCACCAAAAAGATATAAACGTACTAAATGACCTTGGATTTAATAAAAAAAGTTTAATGCTTACTTATTTATTACATTTATTTGTACTTGTTAGTATTTCAAGTATTGTTGTTTTTACTTTTATTGGTTTATCTGCACAGTTTTTGGCACCAATTGTTCAAAAACTTATTGATATAGATTTTGATTTTACTTTAGATTATATATTTTTCTTAAAATCATCGCTTATTTTATTTGCTTTGAGTATTAGTGTAGGTTTTCCTTTGATTTTACCACTACTTCAAAGACAAAAGCAAAACTTATTTAAAGTTGTACTTTCTTTTGTACCTTTTTTAGTTCTATTATTACTTATCTCTCACTTTGTATCACCTGCAAGAAATATTGGTCTATTTTTTGCACTGGCAGTTTTAATAGTAATTATATTGTTTTTTACAATAGGTTCTTTTATATTAAAGAAATTAGATTTTTCAGGACATATAGAAAACCTATCTTTATCTTTGGCTATTAAAAATATTACAAGAGAAAAGAAAACTTCTTTGACTTTGTTTACTGCTATTGTTTTATGTACTACGTTTTTTAGTTTAATTCCACAAGTTGGTTCATCACTATCAAATGCTTTAACACTTAGTGTAAACGACAGACCTAGATTTTTTGTTATAAATGCCAAAGAAGAGCAAATCAAAGATTTAGAAAAACAAGTAAATACTTTAGGTGCAAAATTAGAAAATGTTTCAGCAATGATTCGAGCTAGAATTGTAAAAGTAAATGACTTAGATTTTACAAAGCACTCTATTAATAACGCTGATAAAAAAATTAAAGCAGATGCAAATGAACTACAAAATAGAGCTATAAACCTATCATATAGAAATAAATTAAAAAATAGTGAGCAAATAGTTGAAGGAAGAGAGTTTTCAGGTGTTTATAATTCACCTGATTTTTCAAAAGCAATTGAAGTTAGTGTTGAGAAAAGATATGCACAAAGAAGAGGTATTAAATTAAATGATACACTTGTATTTGATGTTTTAGGTTTAGAACTTGAAGCTAAGGTTGTAAATATAAGAAGTGTAAATTGGACTGAATTTGTTCCTAATTTCTTCTTTATATTGCAAGAAGGAGCTTTAAATGATGCACCTAAAACTATGTTAGCAACTATATCTTCTGGAGATTATGATGCTACACAAGTACTTATAAAGCTTACAGATTCATTTCCATCTTTAAGCATTATTGATGTAAAAGATTTATTTGAAACTTTTGCAAACCTTGTAAAAAATGTTACTTCAATTACTGATAAAATGAGTATCTATTCAATTACAATAGGTTTACTTATGAGCTTTATAATTATTCAATACCAAATGAATTTACAAAAGAATAATATATTAAGATTAAAAATGATTGGTATTAAAAACCATACTATTAGAAACTCATTTTTATTAGAGTTTGGTCTTATATCATTTACTGCAAGTACTTTTGGAATAATATTAGGAAGTATTGGTTCATATTTTATAAGTGCCCTACTTTTTGATTCATATTGGGATTTTAGACCTGATATATTATTTGCATATTTCTTTTTTATTCCAATATTAACATTATTGATTGTAAGCTTTTTTACATCTAGAATGATTCATCAAAAAGAAAATGTTCTTTTTGGTGAGTAA
- a CDS encoding ABC transporter ATP-binding protein — protein MLEIKSLKKAYHQSSTSIEIFKDLNFHVKPGQKIAIMGKSGSGKSTLLSLISGIIKADDGDILLDGTSYKQLEESQINDFRASNIGFVFQNFHLVSYLNALENVMLPAKVCNISNPKEKAKELLKSVGLEHRLDHLPSQLSGGEKQRVAIARALIHNPKIILADEPSGNLDEETGIAVMDKLFELIDKNNTTLVLVTHSKEVALRCEKTYELSQGNLV, from the coding sequence GTGTTAGAAATAAAATCATTAAAAAAAGCTTATCATCAAAGCTCAACGAGTATTGAAATATTTAAAGATTTAAATTTTCATGTTAAACCTGGTCAAAAAATTGCAATTATGGGAAAATCAGGAAGTGGTAAATCTACACTACTTTCTTTAATTTCTGGAATTATAAAAGCAGATGATGGAGATATTTTATTAGATGGCACTTCTTATAAACAATTAGAAGAAAGCCAAATAAATGACTTTAGGGCTTCAAATATTGGTTTTGTTTTCCAAAACTTTCATTTAGTATCTTATTTAAATGCTTTAGAAAATGTAATGTTACCTGCAAAAGTTTGTAATATTTCAAATCCAAAGGAAAAAGCAAAGGAATTACTTAAAAGCGTTGGCTTAGAGCATAGATTAGATCACCTTCCTTCACAACTAAGTGGTGGTGAGAAACAACGTGTTGCAATTGCACGAGCACTTATACATAACCCTAAAATTATTTTAGCAGATGAACCAAGTGGAAATTTAGATGAAGAAACAGGAATTGCTGTTATGGATAAGCTTTTTGAATTAATTGATAAAAACAACACAACATTAGTTCTTGTAACACATTCTAAAGAAGTTGCACTAAGATGCGAAAAAACTTATGAACTTTCACAAGGAAATTTAGTTTAA
- a CDS encoding arylesterase — protein sequence MKKILLIMCLFTFHYSNASSILFLGDSLTEGLGVDKEKAYPKLVENMLQKEVKKDIKVINGGVSGSTTSDGLARLRWYLKRKPSIVFIALGANDGLRGLDLKQSQKNLEEIVFYAKKADAKVLLAGMLIPPNYGQEYANNFEKMYKEVKNKYKLKSMDFLLKDVAGIKELNQNDGIHPNTQGHKVIAKNVFKFIKEEL from the coding sequence ATGAAAAAGATTTTATTAATTATGTGCTTATTTACTTTTCATTATTCAAATGCAAGTAGTATACTGTTTTTAGGTGATTCTTTAACAGAAGGCTTAGGTGTTGATAAAGAAAAAGCATATCCAAAACTAGTAGAAAATATGCTTCAAAAAGAAGTGAAAAAAGATATAAAAGTAATTAACGGTGGTGTTAGTGGCTCAACTACAAGTGATGGATTAGCTAGACTTAGATGGTATTTAAAAAGAAAACCTAGCATAGTTTTTATTGCACTTGGTGCTAATGATGGTTTAAGAGGTTTAGATTTAAAACAAAGCCAAAAAAATCTAGAAGAGATTGTTTTTTATGCAAAAAAAGCTGATGCAAAAGTTTTACTAGCAGGAATGTTAATTCCACCTAATTATGGCCAAGAATACGCAAATAACTTTGAAAAAATGTACAAAGAAGTTAAAAATAAATATAAATTAAAAAGTATGGATTTTTTATTAAAAGATGTTGCGGGAATAAAAGAATTAAACCAAAATGATGGAATACACCCAAATACACAAGGACATAAAGTAATTGCAAAAAATGTTTTTAAATTTATAAAGGAAGAATTGTAG
- a CDS encoding sugar-binding transcriptional regulator, whose amino-acid sequence MSQKVDKLDLAARAGWLYYVAGCTQEEIATQFGISRQSAQRMVSLCVSEKLIKVRLDHPISECMKLAEQLKEKYSLKECEVIPAVSKDVSTNIGLGQAGASLMEKFIESSEATIIGLGTGKVLNMIANELSPMNGSHHKLVSLVGNMANDGSASSHEVVSKISDKIDATYYPMPLPLIVSSEEERDLLHNQQSTKNVLALAKKVDVSFVGIGQMDGTAPMYKDNFINKEELDALLNAKAVGEIIGWAFDIDGNVINAATNKRLTSIPLVKNPEKLVIGIAAVKEKHTAIKAALKGSLINGLITNEVCARALLKKG is encoded by the coding sequence ATGTCTCAAAAAGTTGATAAACTGGATCTTGCAGCTCGCGCTGGATGGCTTTATTATGTTGCAGGATGTACACAAGAAGAAATAGCAACACAATTTGGTATTTCAAGACAATCTGCACAAAGAATGGTATCTTTATGTGTAAGTGAAAAGTTAATAAAAGTAAGACTAGATCATCCAATTTCTGAATGTATGAAACTTGCAGAACAATTAAAAGAAAAATATTCTCTAAAAGAGTGTGAGGTAATACCAGCTGTTTCTAAAGATGTTAGTACAAATATTGGTTTAGGGCAAGCTGGTGCTTCTTTAATGGAAAAGTTTATTGAATCAAGTGAAGCTACAATTATAGGTTTAGGAACAGGAAAGGTTCTTAATATGATTGCAAATGAGTTATCACCAATGAATGGTTCTCATCATAAACTTGTATCATTAGTAGGAAATATGGCAAATGATGGGTCTGCATCTTCACATGAAGTAGTTAGTAAAATCTCTGATAAGATCGATGCTACTTATTATCCTATGCCTTTACCTTTAATTGTTTCTTCAGAAGAAGAAAGAGATTTACTTCATAATCAACAATCAACAAAAAATGTTTTAGCTTTAGCTAAAAAAGTTGATGTTTCTTTTGTAGGAATTGGACAAATGGATGGTACAGCTCCTATGTATAAAGACAATTTTATTAATAAAGAAGAATTAGATGCACTTTTAAATGCAAAGGCTGTGGGTGAAATTATTGGTTGGGCTTTTGATATTGATGGAAATGTAATTAACGCAGCGACAAACAAAAGATTAACAAGTATTCCTCTTGTAAAAAACCCTGAGAAACTAGTAATAGGAATTGCAGCTGTAAAAGAAAAACATACTGCAATTAAAGCTGCTTTAAAAGGTAGCTTAATAAATGGACTAATTACAAATGAAGTATGTGCTAGAGCACTTTTAAAGAAAGGATAA
- a CDS encoding HAD family hydrolase — protein sequence MQVKNYENIELIIFDCDGVLIDSEIISAQVISRQFNKIGIDISTQYVQDHFIGQSYSKTKAHVLEKFNTNLADNFEKEYRTELLKAFDTELKIIPGIETILKNLNINKCVATSSSLSRASSSLKTVGVYEYLKNDINSAYDLGPRGKPEPDIYLNCAKQFNVEPKNVLVIEDSLIGIQGAKKAEMKVWHFTGASHLKDWDTNHVYKFQPDFVFNDMNNFFLYLPHLTNKKIKGE from the coding sequence TTGCAAGTAAAAAACTATGAAAATATTGAATTAATTATTTTTGATTGTGATGGAGTATTAATAGATAGTGAGATTATAAGTGCACAAGTAATCTCAAGACAATTTAATAAAATAGGTATAGACATAAGTACACAATATGTGCAAGATCATTTTATTGGACAATCATATTCTAAAACTAAAGCACATGTTCTTGAAAAGTTTAATACTAATTTAGCGGATAACTTTGAAAAAGAGTATAGAACAGAATTATTAAAAGCTTTTGACACAGAATTAAAGATTATACCTGGTATTGAAACTATTCTAAAAAATTTAAATATTAATAAATGTGTAGCAACAAGTAGTAGTCTTAGTCGTGCTAGTAGTTCTTTAAAAACCGTGGGTGTTTATGAATATCTTAAAAATGATATTAATAGTGCTTATGATTTAGGACCTAGAGGTAAACCTGAACCTGATATTTATTTAAATTGTGCAAAACAGTTTAACGTAGAGCCTAAAAATGTTTTAGTAATTGAAGATAGTTTAATAGGTATACAAGGTGCAAAAAAAGCAGAAATGAAAGTATGGCACTTTACAGGTGCTAGTCATTTAAAAGATTGGGATACTAATCATGTATATAAATTTCAGCCTGATTTTGTATTTAATGATATGAATAATTTCTTTTTATATCTTCCACATTTAACAAACAAAAAGATAAAAGGAGAATAG